From a single Fusobacterium ulcerans ATCC 49185 genomic region:
- the rpmC gene encoding 50S ribosomal protein L29 — translation MRAKEIREMSTEDLVVKCKELKEELFNLKFQLSLGQLTNTAKIREVRREIARINTILNER, via the coding sequence ATGAGAGCTAAGGAAATAAGAGAAATGTCTACTGAAGACTTAGTTGTTAAGTGTAAAGAGCTTAAGGAAGAATTATTCAACCTAAAGTTCCAACTTTCATTAGGTCAACTTACTAACACTGCTAAAATTAGAGAAGTTAGAAGAGAAATTGCTAGAATTAACACAATCTTAAATGAAAGATAA
- the rplV gene encoding 50S ribosomal protein L22 translates to MEARAITRFVRLSPRKARLVADLVRGKSALEALDILEFTNKKAARIIKKTLASAVANATNNFKMDEDKLVVSTIMINDGPALKRIMPRAMGRADIIRKPTAHIVVAVSEK, encoded by the coding sequence GTGGAAGCTAGAGCAATAACTAGATTCGTAAGATTGTCTCCTAGAAAAGCTAGGTTAGTAGCTGACTTAGTAAGAGGAAAATCAGCGCTAGAAGCATTAGATATTCTAGAGTTTACAAACAAAAAAGCAGCTAGAATAATAAAGAAAACATTAGCATCAGCTGTTGCTAATGCAACTAACAACTTCAAGATGGATGAAGATAAGTTAGTAGTTTCAACAATAATGATTAATGATGGACCAGCTCTTAAAAGAATAATGCCTAGAGCTATGGGAAGAGCGGATATAATCAGAAAACCAACAGCTCACATTGTAGTGGCAGTTTCTGAAAAGTAG
- the rplN gene encoding 50S ribosomal protein L14: MVQQQTILNVADNSGAKKLMIIRVLGGSKKRFGRIGDIVVASVKEAIPGGNVKKGDVVKAVIVRTRKELRREDGSYIKFDDNAGVIINTNNEPKATRIFGPVARELRAKNFMKIVSLAPEVI, from the coding sequence ATGGTACAACAACAAACTATCCTTAATGTTGCTGACAACTCTGGAGCTAAGAAACTTATGATTATAAGAGTTCTTGGTGGATCTAAAAAAAGATTCGGAAGAATTGGTGACATCGTTGTCGCATCAGTTAAGGAAGCAATCCCTGGTGGAAACGTTAAAAAAGGTGACGTAGTAAAAGCTGTAATAGTAAGAACAAGAAAAGAATTAAGAAGAGAAGATGGATCATATATAAAATTTGATGATAACGCAGGAGTTATAATCAATACAAATAATGAACCAAAAGCAACAAGAATATTTGGACCAGTTGCAAGAGAGCTAAGAGCTAAAAACTTTATGAAAATAGTATCTCTAGCTCCTGAAGTAATCTAA
- the rplX gene encoding 50S ribosomal protein L24 has product MAKPKIKFVPESLHVKTGDLVYVISGKDKGKTGKVVKVFPSKGKVVVEGINMITKHMKPTPINPQGGVVTKEAAIFSSKVMLFDEKAGKPTRVGHKIVDGKKVRYSKVSGEVL; this is encoded by the coding sequence GTGGCTAAACCTAAGATCAAATTTGTACCTGAATCATTACATGTAAAGACTGGAGATTTAGTATATGTTATCTCTGGAAAAGACAAAGGTAAAACAGGTAAAGTTGTAAAAGTATTCCCAAGTAAAGGGAAAGTAGTAGTTGAAGGAATAAACATGATTACTAAACATATGAAGCCAACTCCAATAAACCCACAAGGTGGAGTTGTAACTAAGGAAGCTGCTATATTTTCATCAAAAGTTATGCTTTTCGATGAAAAAGCAGGTAAACCTACAAGAGTTGGTCATAAAATAGTAGATGGTAAAAAAGTAAGATACTCTAAAGTATCTGGAGAAGTTCTATAA
- a CDS encoding radical SAM protein yields MYKYVFGPVPSRRLGISLGVDLVKPKSCNMNCVFCECGVTPKLAEQRESFKDIKEVENEIQSVLKDVKPDYITFSGSGEPTLSKDLGEIINWIKDNTDVNVCLITNSLLLNNDEVIKEVQRADLIIPTLNSVDDEIFHKINRPSKDIHVSMLMSGLKKLSASYNGKVFLETFIIEGLNDSEDHIKRMAEFLKTIRFTKIQLNSLARRGAESWVKPASIEALNNVKRIFAENGIENVEIVKELSERKEKIEMEEDLIENMKSIREYSEEEMEKIFKIKNDEKH; encoded by the coding sequence ATGTATAAATATGTTTTTGGACCAGTACCATCTAGAAGATTAGGAATATCTTTAGGAGTGGATTTGGTAAAACCTAAAAGCTGTAATATGAATTGTGTATTTTGTGAGTGTGGAGTTACTCCAAAGCTTGCAGAACAAAGAGAAAGTTTTAAAGATATAAAAGAGGTAGAAAATGAGATACAATCGGTTTTAAAAGATGTAAAACCTGATTATATAACATTTTCTGGAAGTGGAGAACCTACTCTTAGCAAAGATTTAGGAGAAATAATCAATTGGATAAAAGATAATACAGATGTGAATGTTTGTCTAATTACTAATAGTCTTCTTTTAAATAATGATGAAGTTATAAAAGAAGTACAAAGAGCAGATCTTATAATTCCAACATTAAATAGTGTAGATGATGAGATATTTCATAAGATAAACAGACCTTCAAAGGATATTCATGTATCCATGCTTATGTCAGGACTGAAAAAGCTTTCAGCTTCATATAATGGAAAAGTTTTTTTAGAAACTTTTATAATAGAAGGATTAAATGACAGCGAAGATCATATAAAAAGAATGGCTGAATTTTTGAAAACTATAAGGTTTACTAAAATACAGCTTAATTCTTTGGCCAGAAGAGGAGCTGAAAGTTGGGTAAAACCAGCTTCTATAGAAGCACTCAATAATGTAAAAAGAATATTTGCAGAAAATGGAATTGAAAATGTAGAAATAGTAAAAGAGCTTTCAGAAAGAAAAGAAAAAATTGAAATGGAAGAAGATTTAATAGAAAATATGAAATCAATAAGAGAATATAGTGAAGAAGAAATGGAAAAAATTTTTAAAATTAAGAATGATGAAAAGCATTGA
- the rplD gene encoding 50S ribosomal protein L4, which produces MAVLNIYDLTGTQTGTVEVKDTVFGIEPNQAVLHEVLTAELAAARQGTAATKTRAMVRGGGRKPFKQKGTGRARQGTIRAPHMVGGGVTFGPHPRSYEKKVNKKVRNLALRSALSAKVANGDILVLDGTIDTPKTKTIIALTNAVNATTKQLFVVNDLAEQADYNLYLSVRNLENAVVLQPNEIGVYWLLKQEKVILTKEALTTIEEVLG; this is translated from the coding sequence ATGGCAGTTTTAAACATATATGACTTGACAGGAACTCAAACTGGAACTGTTGAAGTTAAAGATACAGTGTTTGGGATTGAACCTAATCAAGCAGTACTTCATGAAGTATTGACTGCAGAATTAGCAGCTGCTAGACAAGGAACTGCAGCTACTAAGACTAGAGCAATGGTTAGAGGAGGGGGAAGAAAACCTTTCAAACAAAAAGGAACTGGTAGAGCAAGACAAGGTACTATCAGAGCTCCACATATGGTAGGAGGAGGAGTTACATTTGGTCCTCACCCAAGATCATATGAGAAAAAAGTTAATAAAAAAGTAAGAAACCTAGCTCTAAGATCAGCTTTATCAGCTAAAGTAGCTAATGGAGATATCCTTGTACTTGATGGTACAATTGATACACCAAAAACAAAAACAATAATAGCTTTAACAAATGCAGTAAATGCAACTACAAAGCAATTATTCGTAGTAAATGATCTTGCTGAACAAGCAGATTACAACTTATACTTATCAGTAAGAAACCTTGAAAATGCAGTTGTATTACAACCAAATGAAATTGGTGTATACTGGCTTCTAAAACAAGAAAAAGTAATTCTTACTAAAGAGGCACTAACTACAATAGAGGAGGTGCTTGGATAA
- a CDS encoding transposase, protein MCVINTFARYISWNPHIHCIFTIEVDSNNNWISFKSLPWEVLRASWQKCTLDILSDFARKIILSL, encoded by the coding sequence ATTTGTGTTATTAATACTTTTGCTAGATATATTTCTTGGAATCCTCATATTCACTGCATATTTACCATAGAGGTTGACTCCAATAATAATTGGATTTCTTTTAAATCCCTACCTTGGGAAGTTTTAAGAGCTTCTTGGCAAAAATGTACTTTAGATATCCTTAGTGATTTTGCTAGAAAAATAATTCTATCCCTCTAA
- the tuf gene encoding elongation factor Tu, with protein MAKAKFERSKPHVNIGTIGHVDHGKTTTTAAISKVLSDLGLAQKVDFDKIDVAPEERERGITINTAHIEYETEKRHYAHVDCPGHADYVKNMITGAAQMDGAILVVSAADGPMPQTREHILLSRQVGVPYIVVYLNKADMVDDPELLELVEMEVRELLTEYGFPGDDIPVITGSSLGALNGEQKWVDQIMALMNAVDEYIPTPERAVDQPFLMPIEDVFTITGRGTVVTGRVERGIVKVGEELEIIGIKPTAKTTCTGVEMFRKLLDQGQAGDNIGALLRGTKKEDVERGQVLAKPGSILPHTGFRSEVYVLTKEEGGRHTPFFSGYRPQFYFRTTDITGAVTLPEGVEMVMPGDNIEMRVELIHPIAMETGLRFAIREGGRTVASGVVAEITK; from the coding sequence ATGGCTAAGGCAAAATTCGAAAGAAGCAAACCCCATGTAAACATTGGAACAATTGGACACGTTGACCACGGAAAAACAACTACAACAGCAGCTATTTCTAAAGTTTTATCAGACTTAGGACTAGCTCAAAAAGTTGATTTTGATAAAATCGACGTAGCTCCAGAAGAAAGAGAAAGAGGAATCACAATCAACACAGCTCACATTGAGTATGAAACAGAAAAAAGACACTACGCACACGTTGACTGTCCAGGACATGCTGACTATGTAAAAAACATGATCACAGGAGCAGCTCAAATGGATGGAGCTATTCTAGTTGTATCAGCAGCAGATGGACCTATGCCACAAACAAGAGAGCACATCCTACTATCAAGACAGGTTGGAGTTCCATATATCGTAGTATATTTAAATAAAGCAGATATGGTAGACGATCCAGAATTACTAGAACTAGTAGAAATGGAAGTAAGAGAATTACTAACAGAGTATGGATTCCCAGGAGATGACATTCCAGTAATAACAGGATCATCACTAGGAGCATTAAATGGAGAACAAAAATGGGTAGATCAAATAATGGCGCTAATGAACGCAGTAGATGAGTATATTCCAACTCCAGAAAGAGCAGTAGATCAACCATTCTTGATGCCAATAGAAGACGTGTTCACAATAACAGGAAGAGGAACAGTTGTAACAGGAAGAGTAGAAAGAGGAATAGTAAAAGTAGGAGAAGAATTAGAAATAATAGGAATCAAACCTACAGCAAAGACAACATGTACAGGAGTAGAAATGTTTAGAAAACTACTTGATCAAGGTCAAGCAGGAGATAACATAGGAGCTCTATTAAGAGGAACTAAAAAAGAAGATGTAGAAAGAGGACAAGTACTAGCAAAACCAGGATCAATCCTACCACATACAGGATTTAGATCAGAAGTATATGTATTGACAAAAGAAGAGGGAGGAAGACATACACCATTCTTCTCAGGATACAGACCACAATTCTACTTCAGAACTACAGATATAACAGGAGCAGTAACATTACCAGAAGGAGTAGAAATGGTAATGCCAGGAGATAACATAGAAATGAGAGTAGAATTAATCCACCCAATCGCAATGGAAACAGGATTAAGATTCGCAATCAGAGAAGGTGGAAGAACAGTAGCTTCTGGTGTAGTTGCTGAAATTACTAAATAG
- the rpsQ gene encoding 30S ribosomal protein S17: MRNERKVREGIVVSDKMDKTIVIAIETMTLHPIYKKRVKSTTKFKAHDENNVAQTGDKVRIMETRPLSRDKRWRLVEIVEKAR; this comes from the coding sequence TTGAGAAACGAAAGAAAAGTTAGAGAAGGAATAGTTGTTTCTGACAAGATGGATAAAACAATTGTTATTGCAATAGAAACAATGACTTTGCATCCTATCTATAAAAAGAGAGTAAAAAGTACTACTAAGTTTAAAGCTCACGATGAAAATAATGTAGCTCAAACTGGAGATAAAGTAAGAATTATGGAAACTAGACCATTATCGAGAGATAAAAGATGGAGACTAGTAGAGATTGTCGAGAAAGCTAGATAA
- the rpsC gene encoding 30S ribosomal protein S3, giving the protein MGQKVDPRGLRLGITRSWDSNWYADKKEYAKYFHEDVKIRELIKKNYFHAGISKVKIERTSPSNVVVLVYTAKAGIIIGRKGAEIDNLRVSLEKLTGKKVTVKVQEVKEFNKDAVLVAENIATSIEKRVAYKRAVSQAIMRAMRAGAKGIKVMVSGRLNGAEIARAEWVVEGKVPLHTLRADIDYAVATAHTTYGALGIKVWVFHGEVLPTKREGGEA; this is encoded by the coding sequence GTGGGACAAAAAGTAGACCCTAGAGGACTAAGATTAGGAATAACAAGATCTTGGGATTCTAACTGGTATGCAGATAAGAAGGAATACGCTAAGTACTTCCATGAAGATGTAAAAATCAGAGAACTTATCAAGAAGAACTACTTCCATGCAGGGATATCGAAGGTAAAGATCGAAAGAACTTCTCCTTCTAATGTAGTTGTTCTTGTTTATACTGCAAAAGCAGGTATAATCATAGGAAGAAAAGGTGCTGAGATAGATAATCTTAGAGTATCACTTGAAAAATTAACTGGGAAAAAAGTAACAGTTAAAGTTCAAGAAGTAAAAGAATTCAACAAAGATGCTGTACTTGTTGCAGAAAATATTGCTACTTCAATTGAAAAAAGGGTAGCATATAAAAGAGCTGTAAGCCAAGCTATTATGAGAGCTATGAGAGCTGGAGCTAAAGGAATCAAAGTTATGGTTTCTGGAAGACTAAATGGAGCAGAAATTGCCAGAGCTGAATGGGTAGTTGAAGGTAAAGTTCCTTTACATACATTAAGAGCTGATATTGATTATGCAGTAGCAACAGCTCACACTACTTATGGAGCTCTAGGAATTAAAGTATGGGTTTTCCATGGTGAAGTTCTTCCAACTAAAAGGGAAGGAGGAGAAGCGTAG
- the rplE gene encoding 50S ribosomal protein L5, protein MSKYVSRYHKLYNDVIVPALMKDLGINNIMECPKLEKIIVNMGVGEATQNVKLIDAAMGDLTIISGQKPLVRKAKKSEAGFKLREGMPIGAKVTLRKERMYDFLDRLVNVVLPRVRDFEGVPADAFDGRGNYSLGLRDQLVFPEIEFDKVDKLLGMSITMVSSAKDDEEGRALLKAFGMPFKK, encoded by the coding sequence GTGTCTAAATACGTTTCTAGATATCACAAATTGTATAACGATGTTATAGTTCCAGCTCTTATGAAAGACTTAGGAATCAATAACATTATGGAATGTCCAAAACTAGAAAAAATAATTGTAAACATGGGAGTAGGAGAAGCTACTCAAAATGTGAAATTAATAGATGCAGCTATGGGTGATTTAACTATCATCTCTGGACAAAAACCACTAGTAAGAAAAGCTAAAAAATCTGAAGCTGGATTTAAGTTAAGAGAAGGAATGCCAATCGGAGCAAAAGTTACTTTAAGAAAAGAGAGAATGTATGACTTTTTAGATAGATTAGTTAATGTAGTTCTTCCAAGAGTAAGAGACTTCGAAGGAGTTCCAGCTGACGCATTTGATGGAAGAGGAAACTACTCTCTAGGATTAAGAGATCAATTAGTTTTCCCTGAAATTGAATTCGATAAAGTTGATAAACTTTTAGGAATGTCTATCACTATGGTTTCTTCTGCAAAAGATGACGAAGAAGGAAGAGCTTTACTTAAGGCGTTTGGAATGCCTTTCAAAAAGTAA
- the rpsJ gene encoding 30S ribosomal protein S10 produces the protein MASNKLRIYLKAYDHTLLDQSAKRIAEVAKKSGAEIAGPMPLPTKIKKYTVLRSVHVNKDSREQFEMRVHRRMVEINNSTQKTIASLTAVNLPAGVGIEIKQI, from the coding sequence ATGGCTTCTAACAAATTAAGAATCTACTTAAAGGCTTATGACCACACTTTATTAGATCAATCAGCTAAAAGAATAGCGGAGGTTGCTAAAAAGTCTGGAGCAGAGATTGCAGGACCTATGCCATTACCTACTAAAATTAAAAAGTACACTGTTTTAAGATCAGTGCATGTAAACAAGGATTCAAGAGAACAATTTGAAATGAGAGTACACAGAAGAATGGTAGAAATTAATAATTCTACACAAAAGACAATCGCTTCGTTAACAGCAGTTAACTTGCCAGCTGGTGTCGGAATAGAAATCAAACAAATCTAA
- the rplB gene encoding 50S ribosomal protein L2: MAIRKMKAMTNGTRHMSRLVNEDLDNVRPEKSLTVPLKSAYGRDNYGHRTCRDRQKGHKRLYRIIDFKRNKLDVPARVESIEYDPNRTANIALLFYVDGEKRYILAPKGLKKGDMVMAGSQAEIKPGNALKIKDMPVGVQIHNVELQRGKGGQLVRSAGTAARLVAKEGTYCHIELPSGELRLIHGECMATIGEVGNSEHSLVQIGKAGRNRNMGKRPHVRGSVMNPVDHPHGGGEGKSPVGRKSPLTPWGKPAMGVKTRGKKTTDKFIVRRRNDK, from the coding sequence ATGGCTATTAGAAAAATGAAAGCAATGACTAATGGAACAAGACACATGTCTAGATTAGTCAATGAAGATTTAGATAATGTAAGACCTGAAAAGTCTTTAACTGTACCTTTAAAATCTGCTTATGGTAGAGACAACTATGGACATAGAACTTGTAGAGACAGACAAAAAGGACACAAAAGACTTTACAGAATTATCGACTTCAAAAGAAACAAATTAGATGTACCTGCTAGAGTAGAATCTATCGAGTACGATCCAAATAGAACTGCTAATATAGCTCTTTTATTCTATGTAGATGGAGAGAAAAGATATATACTAGCACCTAAAGGATTAAAAAAGGGCGACATGGTTATGGCAGGATCTCAAGCTGAGATTAAACCAGGAAACGCACTAAAAATAAAAGACATGCCAGTAGGGGTTCAAATTCATAATGTTGAACTACAAAGAGGAAAGGGTGGACAATTAGTAAGATCTGCAGGAACAGCAGCAAGACTTGTTGCTAAAGAAGGAACTTACTGTCACATAGAATTACCATCAGGAGAACTTAGATTAATCCATGGTGAATGTATGGCAACTATCGGAGAAGTAGGAAACTCTGAACATAGCTTAGTCCAAATCGGTAAAGCTGGAAGAAACAGAAATATGGGTAAAAGACCTCATGTAAGAGGATCTGTAATGAACCCTGTTGATCACCCTCATGGAGGAGGAGAAGGTAAGAGTCCAGTAGGTAGAAAATCTCCTTTAACACCTTGGGGTAAACCAGCAATGGGTGTTAAAACTAGAGGTAAGAAAACTACAGATAAATTTATCGTAAGAAGAAGAAACGATAAATAA
- a CDS encoding gluconeogenesis factor YvcK family protein has product MDKKPKVVVIGGGSGISVVLRGLKYLPVDLTAIVTVADDGGSSGLLREEFDVPAPGDLRNVMVALSDVEPLIEEVFQYRFKKDSFLEGHPLGNLLIIAMKELTGDIRSAVDNLRKLFNIKGKILPATSEKVILMAEKENGKIIEGESNIPVVGEKIKRVFYKESVEAPEENLKALEDADLVIFGIGSLYTSIIPNLLLDGIKESLKKCRGKRIYICNAMQQPGETEGYTVSDHIKAINENVEEGIINEVIVDSREIPKEILERYRMMNSDRVTLDRDKLEECRIKIIDRDILEIDSKGMVRHHPYKLAATIYSLIENWEEFYV; this is encoded by the coding sequence ATGGATAAGAAACCCAAAGTTGTTGTTATAGGGGGAGGAAGCGGTATTTCAGTAGTATTGAGAGGCTTGAAATATCTTCCAGTAGACCTGACAGCCATAGTGACTGTGGCAGATGATGGGGGAAGCAGCGGACTTTTGAGAGAAGAGTTTGATGTTCCTGCTCCTGGAGATCTTAGGAATGTAATGGTAGCATTGAGCGATGTAGAACCTTTAATAGAAGAGGTGTTTCAATATAGATTTAAAAAAGATAGTTTTTTAGAGGGACATCCATTGGGAAATCTTTTGATAATAGCCATGAAAGAACTTACAGGAGATATAAGAAGCGCAGTGGATAATCTTAGAAAACTGTTTAATATAAAAGGAAAGATACTTCCAGCAACAAGTGAAAAAGTTATCCTTATGGCTGAAAAAGAAAATGGAAAGATAATAGAAGGAGAATCAAATATTCCAGTTGTAGGAGAAAAGATAAAAAGAGTATTCTATAAAGAATCAGTAGAAGCACCAGAAGAAAATCTTAAAGCTTTAGAAGATGCAGATCTTGTAATATTCGGAATAGGAAGCTTGTATACAAGCATTATCCCTAATCTTCTTTTAGATGGAATAAAGGAAAGTCTAAAAAAATGCAGAGGAAAAAGGATATACATATGTAATGCTATGCAACAGCCAGGAGAAACAGAGGGATATACAGTTTCAGATCATATAAAAGCTATAAATGAAAACGTTGAGGAAGGAATAATCAATGAAGTTATTGTTGATTCAAGAGAAATTCCAAAGGAAATCCTTGAAAGATATAGAATGATGAATAGTGATAGGGTAACACTGGACAGAGATAAATTAGAAGAATGCAGAATAAAAATAATAGATAGAGATATATTGGAAATAGACTCTAAGGGAATGGTAAGACATCATCCTTACAAACTTGCAGCAACTATTTATTCTCTAATTGAAAATTGGGAGGAATTTTATGTATAA
- the rplW gene encoding 50S ribosomal protein L23, with amino-acid sequence MTSYDIVKKPVITEKTETLRREYNKYTFEVSPKANKIQIKKAIEELFNVKVETVSTLNSKPVTKRHGMKLYKTQAKKKAIVKLAQGNTITYFKEV; translated from the coding sequence ATGACATCATATGATATAGTAAAGAAACCTGTAATAACTGAAAAAACTGAAACACTTAGAAGAGAGTACAACAAGTACACTTTCGAAGTGAGTCCAAAAGCTAACAAGATTCAAATCAAAAAAGCGATTGAGGAATTATTTAATGTAAAGGTTGAAACAGTATCTACTCTTAACAGCAAACCTGTTACTAAAAGACATGGAATGAAACTTTACAAAACTCAAGCTAAAAAGAAGGCAATCGTTAAATTAGCTCAAGGAAATACAATAACTTACTTTAAAGAAGTATAA
- a CDS encoding transposase: protein MVKYIRCYLARPAISEYRITFLNSSIVKFWFKNPDSKNKILLSLDITTFI from the coding sequence ATAGTTAAATATATTAGGTGTTATCTTGCCAGACCTGCTATTTCTGAGTATAGAATTACTTTTTTAAATTCTTCCATTGTTAAATTTTGGTTTAAAAATCCTGACTCTAAAAACAAAATTTTACTTTCTCTTGATATCACTACATTCATTTGA
- the rplP gene encoding 50S ribosomal protein L16, with product MLMPKRTKHRKMFRGRMKGTAQRGNTVAFGDYGLQALEPHWITNRQIESCRVAINRTFKREGKTFIRIFPDKPITARPAGVRMGKGKGNVEGWVAVVKPGRIMFEVSGVTEERALVALRKAAMKLPISCKIVKKENGGEN from the coding sequence ATGTTAATGCCAAAAAGAACAAAACATAGAAAAATGTTTAGAGGTAGAATGAAAGGTACTGCTCAAAGAGGAAATACTGTAGCATTCGGAGATTACGGACTACAAGCTCTTGAGCCACATTGGATTACTAATAGACAAATAGAATCATGTAGGGTTGCTATCAACAGAACTTTCAAAAGAGAAGGAAAAACTTTTATCAGAATATTCCCTGACAAACCAATCACAGCTAGACCAGCTGGAGTGAGAATGGGTAAAGGTAAAGGAAATGTTGAAGGTTGGGTAGCAGTTGTAAAACCTGGAAGAATCATGTTTGAGGTTTCAGGAGTAACTGAAGAAAGAGCATTAGTAGCTTTAAGAAAAGCTGCAATGAAACTTCCAATCAGTTGTAAAATCGTAAAAAAAGAGAATGGTGGTGAAAACTAA
- the rpsS gene encoding 30S ribosomal protein S19 — MARSLKKGPFCDHHLMKKVEDAVATENLKAVIKTWSRRSTIFPNFIGITFGVYNGKKHIPVHVTEQMVGHKLGEFAPTRTYYGHGVDKKKKK; from the coding sequence ATGGCTAGATCATTAAAAAAAGGACCTTTCTGTGACCACCACTTAATGAAGAAAGTTGAAGATGCAGTTGCAACTGAAAACTTGAAAGCAGTAATTAAAACTTGGTCAAGAAGATCTACTATATTCCCTAATTTCATTGGAATCACTTTTGGTGTGTACAATGGTAAGAAGCACATACCTGTTCATGTAACTGAGCAAATGGTTGGACACAAACTAGGTGAGTTTGCACCAACTAGAACTTACTACGGACACGGTGTGGATAAAAAGAAGAAAAAATAA
- the rplC gene encoding 50S ribosomal protein L3, which produces MSGILAKKIGMTQIFEDGKFIPVTVVEAGPNYVLQKKTVENDGYTALQLGFDEKKEKNTTKPIMGIFKKAGVNPQRFVKELRVDSVEGFELGQEIKADVLAEVEYVDITGTSKGKGTAGVMKRHNFGGNRASHGVSRNHRLGGSIGMSSWPGKVLKGKRMAGQYGNATVTVQNLKVVKVDVENNLLLIKGAVPGSKNSYIVVKPAVKK; this is translated from the coding sequence ATGTCAGGAATTTTAGCAAAAAAAATTGGAATGACTCAAATATTTGAGGATGGAAAATTCATTCCAGTAACAGTTGTTGAAGCGGGTCCTAACTATGTTCTTCAAAAGAAGACTGTAGAAAATGATGGATATACAGCTCTACAATTAGGATTTGATGAGAAAAAGGAAAAAAACACTACTAAACCAATTATGGGAATCTTCAAGAAAGCAGGAGTTAATCCTCAAAGATTTGTAAAAGAATTAAGAGTGGATTCTGTTGAAGGTTTTGAACTTGGACAAGAAATCAAAGCTGATGTCTTAGCTGAAGTAGAGTATGTAGATATTACTGGTACTTCAAAAGGTAAAGGTACAGCAGGGGTTATGAAGAGACATAACTTCGGTGGAAACAGAGCGTCTCACGGGGTTTCTAGAAACCACAGACTTGGAGGATCTATCGGAATGTCATCTTGGCCAGGAAAAGTTCTTAAAGGTAAAAGAATGGCTGGACAATACGGAAATGCAACTGTAACTGTTCAAAACTTAAAAGTAGTGAAAGTAGATGTTGAAAACAATCTACTATTGATCAAAGGTGCAGTACCTGGATCAAAAAACAGTTATATAGTAGTTAAACCAGCAGTAAAAAAATAA
- the rpsN gene encoding 30S ribosomal protein S14 → MAKKSMIARDAKRAELCDKYAEKRAELKKRVAEGDMEAMFELNKLPKDSSAVRKRNRCQLDGRPRGFMREFGISRVKFRQLAGAGVIPGVKKSSW, encoded by the coding sequence ATGGCAAAGAAGTCAATGATCGCTAGAGATGCGAAAAGAGCTGAACTATGTGATAAATATGCTGAAAAAAGAGCAGAACTTAAAAAGAGAGTTGCAGAGGGAGATATGGAAGCTATGTTTGAATTAAACAAACTTCCAAAAGACTCTTCAGCAGTTAGAAAAAGAAATAGATGTCAGTTAGACGGAAGACCAAGAGGATTCATGAGAGAATTTGGAATTTCAAGAGTAAAATTCAGACAGCTTGCAGGAGCTGGAGTTATACCAGGAGTTAAGAAATCATCTTGGTAA